Below is a window of Fulvitalea axinellae DNA.
TATTAATATTAAACTTTCTCGTCTTCGGTTCACTGTGTGCCCAACAAAAGATTCGCCTCAAGGGAGTGGTGACTGATGCACAGACAGGTGAGGGAGTGGCTTTTGCGCATGTTGGGTCTTGCGATAAGCCTATAGGGGCTGTGGCTGGGGATGACGGGAAGTTTGATTTAAGTCTATCTGTATTATTTCGCAATGATAGTCTGTGTGTCTCCTCTATTGGCTACAAAACCGTAAAGTTTCCGATAAATGAGCTTTTGAAGGAAAAGGATGATTTGGTATTGGCTCTAAGTCCAAATGTTACCGAATTGGATGAATTAGTGATCCATGGTTCGAAGATCAGTGGAAGAAGGGTGATTCGCGACGCCGTGAAAGCCATTAAGAAGAATTTTCCAAAGAAGCCATTCGTGGAGAAGGGGTATTATCGCGACTACCTAAAAAAGGATGGGGAATACGTAAGCTTACTGGAAGGTGCCTTTATTGTAGAGGATCCCGGGTTCAAAAAACGTATCAAGAAAGGGAAAGTGTATGTGGAGCAGATTAGGTATAGCGAAGAATATCTGAAAAATTATGAGAAGTACGTAAAAGACGTTGAAAATGATTCTTTAAGGCATCTCGTTTACGGTATCTCTCCTTTTGTCGACGGTAATGAGTTGGCTAGTCTTCTGGGTAACAACCCTGTCCGAAACCATAAGTCGAGTTTGGCTTTTATCGGTGTTTTGGATTCGATGTGGCGCAAAAAGAGTTTGGAATTTGAGATTGACCATTATACGTATTTGGGAGAGGATGAAGTATACGTGGTTAAAGTTAGCCCGACGAGAGCATATCAGCATGTGGATGTAAAAGGGGAATTTTATATTCGGGTGAAAGACTTTGCGTTTGTAAGAATGGACTTTGAATTTTACGTCCATAAAGTCTTCGATAAGTTGAGGAAATGGTACGAGGTGTCGCTGGAATATCAGGACGTGGACGGAAAGATGTACCTGAAATACTTGTCTTTCATAAATTATTTTAAGCTCATTGTCGATAATCAGTATGCGGAGTTACAGCAGTACAGGGAGTTTTTTGTGAACGACGTAATACCTGAAGGGATGTATGTGCCGGGAAGTTTTTCGAAAGAGGGCTTGTTGGATCCAGAGAAACCGTTGTTTGATCAGGGCTTTAGGAACGATCCCGATTTTTGGAAAAAATACAACAACTCTATTCTGGAAACTCCTTTGGTGGAATAATCCATTGAGGAAATACGGTATGGATAAGTAGTCATTCAAAATTAATTCGATACTTTGTCCCAATCCTTCTAATGACATCATCGATGGCTTTTGTCAGCTCTTCTATTGAATCAAAATAGTTCGGCTTTGAAAGCCATCGATGCTTGAATTCGAGCCAAAGCCTCTCGATGAAATTTAGCTCGGGAGAATATGCCGGTATAAACTGAAGGAACAAGCCTTTGCCTGCCCATTCGACCATTTTCTCTCTGACGAATATCGCTTTGTGGATGCTTGCGTTATCGATTAGGACAACTGTTTTCTTTTCTATTTGATCGACAAAATCATTAATGCATGCGACGGTGGTTTCAGCCGTTGCCGCGCCGTCAACTCTGAATCCGTGGAAATCGCATTTCCGATTCACAAAACCGACAACCGTATGGTTGCTGCTGGGTATACTGGATAGTCGGTGCGTTTTTCCAACCTTTTGCCATCCATAAGGAACGACCGGTGACAGGTTCACTCCCATTTCGTCAAACGAATACAAATCTATTTCACCTTCATCTTCCATCTTCTTAAGCTCCTGTATCTCCGTTTTAAAGAAATCAAACAGCACCTTGTCCCGTTTGTGGGAACAGCTGACCCGCATTCTTTTGTAGCTGTACCCGGCAAACCTTAATAATCGGGACAGGACCGCGCGGGATGCGGTAACGGAACAGTTCTCTTGAGCCCATTGCACCACTTGACAAAGGCTTCGTGGGACATTCTTATCCACATACTCAAATTTTTTTGGAGTTATCCTCCCCAATTATAGGTTTCCGCCCACGCCCAGGAAGGTCTTTAAGGTCCCAGTCTTCATTCTCCTCAATTTGATCGAACCAAGACGATACCGTTTCCGTTGTGACACTCAACAGATCGCTGATCTGGGATCGTTGATACCCCCTGGCACTAAAAAGTATGGCTTGGGCTCTTTGCCTTACCCGATAATTCTCACTCTTTCTGACAAGAGTTTCTAAACGGTTGACGGTCGATGATGATAAGTTCAAAAAACGCATGACCAAATTTACAGATTTAATAATTTACGTGGGCATGCGAAGCAAAACTCGAATTATTTTTGGAGGGGTACTTATAATGAGAAAAGCCACGTTTTAGCGTGGCTTTTCTTGTGTTTTTATATCTGTCTATCAGATCAAAAGCTTGATAGGATCTTCCAAGAAGTTCTTGAGCGTGTTGAGGAAAGCGGCAGCTACGGCTCCGTCAACAACACGGTGATCGCTTGAAAGGGTCACTTTCATGATATTGCCAGGGACGATTTGACCGTCCTTTACAACTGGCTTCTGATTGATGCCGCCTACCGCAAGGATACAAGCGTCTGGCGGATTGATAATCGCAGTGAAGTCTTCTACGCCGAACATGCCAAGGTTCGAGATCGTGAAAGTGTTTCCTTCCCAATCGGCGGGCTGGAGTTGTTTGTTCTTCGCTTTAGACGAGAAGGTCTTAACCTCGGCTGAAATATGCGAAAGAGTTTTGTTGTCGGCGAAACGCACTACAGGAACCAACAATCCGTCCGGCACGGCCATCGCAACGCCGATGTTGATGTGCTGGTTGTAACGGATCGTGTCGCCAAGCCAAGACGAGTTAACGTCAGGATGCTGGCGGATGGCGGCCGCAGTCGCCTTGATTACGATATCGTTGAAAGAGATCTTTACAGGAGAGCTCTCGTTCATGGACTTGCGGGCCTCGATGGCTTTGTCCATGTTGATTTCCATCGAAACGTAGAAGTGCGGAGATGTTTGCTTGCTGTCGGACAGGCGCTTGGCGATTGTCTTACGCATTTGCGAAACGGGCTTGTCTTCGAAACTTACCTCGCCTACAACCGCTGGCAACTCTATGGCTGGAGTTGGAGGAGTGGCCGTGCTGACGCTTGTAGGTGCTTCCGGAGCTACAGGCGTTGTAGCCATGGTTGGGACAAACGCTTCTACGTCGCGCTTTATTACTCTTCCGTGTTCTCCTGATCCCGGAATTTCGCTGATGTTAAATCCTTTTTCTTTGGCGATTTTTTTGGCCAAAGGAGATGCGAAAATCCTGCTGTTATCTCCTTTCGGATTGTTTGAAGCAGTGGCGGTCGTTGTCGGGCTAGGAGTGGCGGCGGGAGCTGGGGTTGAGGGAGTTGCCTCAGCTTTGGCCGGAGCCTCGGTTTTCGCTGGTTTTCCGTTTTCGGCTTTCAGAAGCTTCTCATAGTCGGCTCCTTCTTCTCCGATAATAGCGATTATGCCGTCAACATCCACGGAATTTCCGCTTTCTACACCTATGTAGAGGAGCGTGCCGTCTTCATAAGACTCAAGTTCCATGGTCGCCTTGTCGGTTTCCACTTCGGCCAGAATGTCGCCCGAGCTTACCGAATCACCAACCTGCTTGTGCCAAGCGGCGATGGTTCCGGTAGTCATCGTATCGCTCATTTTAGGCATGCGGATGACCGTGGCGTTTACATCAGAGGTGTCGATCTCTTCGGTTGCGGCCGTTTCGGTCTCCGCACCCGCAGGAGTTTCAGGCGATTCCTCTTGGCTAACGCCACTCTTTTCCCTATCTATCTCTTTGAGTTCAGCCGAGATGTCCTCGCCTTCTTCGCCGATAATGGCGATGATTCCGTCTACCGGAACGGAGTTCTTTTCCGGTACGCCGATGTGGAGCAAGATGCCGTCTGAGTATGATTCCAGTTCCATGGTGGCCTTGTCCGTCTCGACTTCGGCCAGGATGTCCCCGGACTGAACTTCTTCGCCTTCTTTTTTTAGCCAAGCGGCGATAACCCCTTCGGTCATCGTGTCGCTCATTTTAGGCATTCTGATGATTTCCGCCATAGCAGTCAGTCAATTACCGTTTAGTTTGATTGGAATACGTTTGAAAATCTGGCATCTGGCGAGTCAGCCATGCGTATCCCTGTAAGCATTTTCGATGCACAAATTCGGGTTCAATTTAGGAAAAAAATAGTGCTAAAACATCTTGATGATGTTTGAAAAGTGACCATTTTCGGCGAAAAGAAATAGAAGCCTTCGTGAGTGGCTAGTTTTCTGGCAGTTGGTGGACTTGAGAGGCGTTTTGAAAGCGGATTATTTTTGCCGATAGGCTGATAGTTATTGTTGATAATCGACGCTATTTCGTATTTTCGGTTTCTGAAAAACGATACGCCAGAATGGCTTTTCGGTTTCTCGGTGGGATTGCGTTTTTGCATTTGTAGGGGAAAAGGTCTCGGAAAAGTGAAAAAAAACGTAATTTTGGATGTTATGGCTGTGACGAAGTCATGGCTATCTGTTCGAACAAGGACGCGTCTTCGGTTATTGAAGAGACAGTTCCGGAGAGGTTTTCCGGTGCGTTAGTGCGGGAAAAAGGAAACTGGCAAGTGTTTGGCGGTTTCAAT
It encodes the following:
- a CDS encoding carboxypeptidase-like regulatory domain-containing protein is translated as MFRKFLPILILNFLVFGSLCAQQKIRLKGVVTDAQTGEGVAFAHVGSCDKPIGAVAGDDGKFDLSLSVLFRNDSLCVSSIGYKTVKFPINELLKEKDDLVLALSPNVTELDELVIHGSKISGRRVIRDAVKAIKKNFPKKPFVEKGYYRDYLKKDGEYVSLLEGAFIVEDPGFKKRIKKGKVYVEQIRYSEEYLKNYEKYVKDVENDSLRHLVYGISPFVDGNELASLLGNNPVRNHKSSLAFIGVLDSMWRKKSLEFEIDHYTYLGEDEVYVVKVSPTRAYQHVDVKGEFYIRVKDFAFVRMDFEFYVHKVFDKLRKWYEVSLEYQDVDGKMYLKYLSFINYFKLIVDNQYAELQQYREFFVNDVIPEGMYVPGSFSKEGLLDPEKPLFDQGFRNDPDFWKKYNNSILETPLVE
- a CDS encoding IS630 family transposase encodes the protein MDKNVPRSLCQVVQWAQENCSVTASRAVLSRLLRFAGYSYKRMRVSCSHKRDKVLFDFFKTEIQELKKMEDEGEIDLYSFDEMGVNLSPVVPYGWQKVGKTHRLSSIPSSNHTVVGFVNRKCDFHGFRVDGAATAETTVACINDFVDQIEKKTVVLIDNASIHKAIFVREKMVEWAGKGLFLQFIPAYSPELNFIERLWLEFKHRWLSKPNYFDSIEELTKAIDDVIRRIGTKYRINFE
- a CDS encoding helix-turn-helix domain-containing protein: MRFLNLSSSTVNRLETLVRKSENYRVRQRAQAILFSARGYQRSQISDLLSVTTETVSSWFDQIEENEDWDLKDLPGRGRKPIIGEDNSKKI
- a CDS encoding pyruvate dehydrogenase complex dihydrolipoamide acetyltransferase, whose translation is MAEIIRMPKMSDTMTEGVIAAWLKKEGEEVQSGDILAEVETDKATMELESYSDGILLHIGVPEKNSVPVDGIIAIIGEEGEDISAELKEIDREKSGVSQEESPETPAGAETETAATEEIDTSDVNATVIRMPKMSDTMTTGTIAAWHKQVGDSVSSGDILAEVETDKATMELESYEDGTLLYIGVESGNSVDVDGIIAIIGEEGADYEKLLKAENGKPAKTEAPAKAEATPSTPAPAATPSPTTTATASNNPKGDNSRIFASPLAKKIAKEKGFNISEIPGSGEHGRVIKRDVEAFVPTMATTPVAPEAPTSVSTATPPTPAIELPAVVGEVSFEDKPVSQMRKTIAKRLSDSKQTSPHFYVSMEINMDKAIEARKSMNESSPVKISFNDIVIKATAAAIRQHPDVNSSWLGDTIRYNQHINIGVAMAVPDGLLVPVVRFADNKTLSHISAEVKTFSSKAKNKQLQPADWEGNTFTISNLGMFGVEDFTAIINPPDACILAVGGINQKPVVKDGQIVPGNIMKVTLSSDHRVVDGAVAAAFLNTLKNFLEDPIKLLI